CTCGAGCTGCTCGAGCAGCGACCGAAGCTCGGCGCGGAGCACGTCGCGGGTCACCACCTCGTCGGAGAAGTCGGTCACGGCCATGCGGAGGGCGACGACCTCGCGAGCGAGGTACTCGGTGTCGGCGAGGTTGCGCTCGGCGCGCTGGCGGTCCTGTTCGATCTGCACGCGGTCGCGGTCGTCCTGGCGGTTCTGCGCCAACAGGATGAGAGGTGCGGCGTACGAGGCCTGCAGCGACAGGATGAGCGTCAGCAGCGTGAAGTTCGTCTTCGCGGGGTCGAACTGCAGCTGGGGCGGGGCCCAGATGTTCCAGCTCAGCCACACCAGGACGAAGACCGTCATGCCGATGAGGAAGCCTGAGGTTCCCATCGCACGCGCGAAGGCCTCGGAGAAGCGGCCGAAGCGATCGCGCGAGGGCTGAGGCGTGCGCGCGAGCATGCCCGAGCGCCCGCGAGGGGCGTCGAGCGACGGCTGGCGGTTGGGACGTGCCATCAGCGCCTCCTCGGGATGCTCGCGGTCGTGGTCGGGACGGATTCCGCCAGGGGTTCATCGCCGTCGTGAGATCGCCAGTCCTCCGGCAGGAGGTAGTCGAGCACATCGTCGACGCTGACGGCGCCGACGAGGCGATGCGCCTGGTCGACCACGGGCACCGAGACGAGGTTGTAGCTCGCAAGGAGCCGGGCGACCTCGGCGGCCGACGCCGATGCGGGCACCGGGTCGAGCGTGTCGTCGATGATCGCCCCGAGACGCTCGTGCGGCGGGTAGCGCAGCATCCGCTGGAAGTGCACCGTGCCGAGGAGGCGCCCCGTCGGCGTCTCGTAGGGCGGGAGCGTGACGAAGACGGCGGCGGCGAGGGCGGGGTGCAGCTCGTGGCGTCGGATGAGCGCGAGCGCCTCGGCCACCGTCGCATCGGCGGACAGGACGATCGGCTCGGGCGTCATGAGCCCGCCCGCCGTGTCGGCGCCGTACTTCAGCAGTGCGCGGACGTCCTCGGCCTCCTCGGGCTCCATGAGGTCGAGGAGCTCTTCGAGCCGGTCCTCCGGGAGCTGCGCGAGCACGTCGGCCGCGTCGTCCGGCTCCATCGCATCGAGGATGTCGGCCGCCCGCTCATCACCGAGTGCCTCGAGGATGTGGACCTGGTCCTCTTCGGGCATCTCTTCGAGCGCGTCGGCGAGGCGGTCGTCGGGGAGCTCCTCGGCCACCTCGAGGAGGCGCTCGTCGGGGAGGTCGAGCAGCGTGTTCGCGAGGTCGGCGGGCTTGAGCTCCGAGAACGTCGCGACGAGCTGCTCGGCGGACTGCGCCTCGCCGGGAACCTGCGTCTCGCGCACCTGCGACCACTCCGCGAATGTGGTGGGGCCCTTCGCGAACGGCGAGGCGCTCGTCTTGGGGCGACGGAGGAAGAGCTGCCCGATGTCCCACTCGCCGAGGCGGTTGCGCTCGATCGCGACGTCCTCGATGACCGCGACGCCCGAGCCGTCGGTGAGGTAGACCTTGCGTCCGAGGAGCTCGGCCATGACCCGCACCTCGCCGCCGCGCTGCTGGAAGCGGCGGACGTTGATGAGCCCCGTCGTGATGACCTGGCCCGTCGCGATCGACGTGACGCGCCCGATCGACACGAACACGTTGCGCCGGCCGGGGATCTCGACCACAAGCCCGATGACGCGAGGGGGATCGTCCTTGCGGTAGATGACGACGACGTCGCGGACCTTGCCGAGACGGTCGCCCGCGGGGTCGAAGACCGCGCAGCCGGCCAGGCGCGCGACGAATACCCTCTGCTGGCTCACGGATCCAGCGTAGCCCCGCCCGCATGGGAGGATGAGGACATGAGCATGATAGGCGGCAGGAGCGCGCAGGGCGCCGGCGAGGTCGGGCAGACCGTCGCGTCCTTCCCCACGTACGAGAACGCGCAGAAGGCCGTCTCGACGCTCATCGCCGCCGACATCCCCGCGCGCGACATCGCTATCGTGGGCCAGGGCCTCCGCTCGATCGAGCGCGTCACCGGACGCCTCGGCTACGCCGCGGCCGCGCGCACCGGCGCCATCAACGGCCTCCTCCTGGGCCTGCTGTTCTCAGCGATCCTCGTGCTCGGATCGCCGTCCGTGCCGATTCAGGCATTCGTCGGCGTCCTCTTCGTCGGCATCGCGATCGGCATGCTCATGAGCATCGTCGCGTACTCGTTCGTGCGCCGCCGTCGGGACTACGCCTCGGTCATGCAGGTCGTCGCCGACCACTACGAGGTGACGGTCGGGGCATCCAGCATCCATCGCGCCCGACAGGTGCTCGGGTCGCCCGAACCCCCGGCCGCGCCCCCTGCGACGCCGACGGCGCCCGCCGCACCGGCGGAGCCCGCCGCCCCGCCGGCAGACGACGACGAGCCGCCGCGCTACGGCGAGCGGGTCGTCGCGCCGCAGACCGAGACGGCCGCCGGTGCCGCGCAGGACGAGTCGACGGATGCCGCGAACGGGCCCGACGCGACGTACCCCGCATCGCCGTGACGGGCGAGGTCGACGTCCGGATCCCCGTCGCCCTTCCCTCGGGCGCCGTCGACGTCTCGGCCGCATGGGCCGTCCCCGACGGCGCGACAGCGGTCGTCGCGATCGCGCATGGGGCCGGCACGGGTTACCCGCATCCGTTCCTCTCCGGTTTCGCGAGGGCACTTCGGGCAGAGGGCTTCGCGACCCTTCGTTTCAACTTCCCGTACTCCGAGGCGGGACGACGGATGCCTGGTCCCGCCGCGCACGCCGTCACGACGTGGGCCGCGGTCGAGGCGTGGATCGCCGAGCGCGCGCCCGGCCTCCCGCTCTGGGCGACCGGCAAGTCGTACGGAGGCCGGATGGCGTCGATGGCGGCGGCCGAGGGCGCCATCGCCCCCGCGGGCCTCGTGTATCTCGGCTATCCGCTCCACCCGCCCGGCGACCCTGCGAAGCCGCGCGTCGCGCACCTTCCGGACGTCGCTCCGCCGCAGCTCTTCGTGGAGGGGACCAACGATCCGTTCGTCGATCCGCACGAGCAGCTCGAAGAGGCCGTCGCCTCATGCCGGGATGCGACCCTGCACTGGATCGAGGGCGGGGGCCACTCCTTCGAGGTGAAGGGGCGCAAGCGACCGGCTGACGAGATCGCCGCCGAGCTCGCGCCGATCGTCGCGGAGTGGATCCGCGGTCGCAGCTGAGGCTCAGCGACCGGCCGCGTAGCCCTGCATGCCGCGCGGGTTCGCCGCAGCCCACACGGTGCCCTTCGCGTGGTCGATGCCCACGGCCGAGATGCGACCCAGCGCCCAGTCTCCCGCCCGGACGACCGTGTGGCCGCGGCGCTCCAGCCCGGCGATGACGTCGTCGCCGAGGCGATCCTCGACGAAGGCGCCCGAGGGATGCCACGTCCGCGGCCAGAACGAGTCCACGAGTGCGATCGAGTGGAAGGTGGGAGCATCGATCGCCTGCTGGGCCGTGTACCCGCCGACGAGCATCCTGACGAGAGCGGGGAGCTGCCACTGCTCCTGCTGATCGCCCCCCGGCGTGCCGAGAGCCATGACGGCGCGGCCGTCGCGCAGCACGAGCGTGGGGGTGAGCGTCGTCCGCGGGCGCGCGCCGGGGCGTAGCGCGCCGGGCGACGCGGGATCGAGCCACATCATCTGCAGCCGGGTGCCGAGAGGGAACCCGAGCTCGGGGATCACAGGGGAGGACTGCAGCCAGCCTCCCGACGGCGTCACCGCGACGATGTTGCCCCAGCGGTCGACGACGTCGATGTGGCACGTGTCGCCGCGGGTCTGTCCCGTCCGGCTGATCGTCGGTTCCTGCGATCCGGGCAGCGCGTCAGGGTCTGTGCGCAGCGGCGGGCGGAACGGCTCGGCGCCCGCCAGAGCGCCCGGCCGCCATTCGTGAGCCGCCGTCTCGCCGAGGAGTGCCCGGCGTTCAGCGGTGAACGCGTCCGAGAGGAGGGCGTCGAGCCGTGCGCCGTCGCCGAGGTGGGCGTCCCGGTCCGCGAGCACGAGCTTGATCGTCTCGAGCAGCGTGTGCGCACCCCGTTCCGTCGAAGGGTCGAGCTCGTCGTCGGGGAGCGGCTCGAGGATCCGGAGCGCCTCGAGGAGGGCGGGGCCCTGGGTCCACGCGCCGGCCTTCGCGACGACGTGGCCGCGGAACTCGGCGGTCGCGGCATCCTCGTATCCCGCATCGAACGTCGCGAAGTCGTCCGTCGTGATGACGGCTGCGTGGTCGCCGCCGGCCGAATGGCGGTGCGGGCGGGCGAGGAAGTCGGATGCGGCGCCCGCGACGAGTCCCGTCTTCCATTCGCGGCGCGCCGTATCGATCCGCGCCGCACGTCCGATCGGCCCCTCGTCGCGCACGGAGTGTCCGGAGCGCACGAGCCGGTCGAGCACGTCGGCATACGCGGGGTTGCGCACGATCGTGCCCGCCTCGGGGACCTCGCCGCCCGGCATCCAGAGGTCCGCGGACGTCGTCCAGTGCTCCTGGAAGAGGCCCGAGACCCGACGGATCGTCGTCGCCGCCTGAGCGAGGAGGGGTGCCCCTTCTCGGGCGTAGTGGATGGCGTACGAGAGTATCTCGGCGAGCTCGCACGTGCCGTGGTCGCGCAACAGGACGAGCCACGCGTCGACGGCGCCGGGGACGGCTGCGGCGAGGCCGCCCGCGCCCGGCACGAGCTCGAGCCCCTCTGAGCGGTAGTGCTCGATCGTCGCCCGCACCGGCGCGGGGCCCTGACCCATGAGCACGACGGGGGTGCCGGGCTCGTCCGCGGTCGCGAAGACGCCCACGAGGTCTCCGCCGGGGCCGTTCAGATGCGGCTCGACGACGTGGAGCACGAAGCCGCCCGCGACGACGGCGTCGAACGCGTTCCCGCCCCGCTCGAGGACGGCCTGGGCGGTCGCGGTGGCGAGCCAGTGCGTCGAGGCGGCCATGCCGAAGCTGCCCTCGAGCGTCGGACGTGTCGTGAAGGCCGGAGGGGGAGTGAAGGTCACGGCGACGCGGACCTCAGGCGCCGATGCCGAGCCGGAGCATCCAGTCCTCGACCTCGTCGGCCGTGCGAGGGATCGCCGCCGAGAGGTTCTCGACGCCGTCCGCGGTCACCAGGACGTCGTCCTCGATGCGCACGCCGATGCCGCGCAGCTCCTCGGGAACCGTGAGGTCGTCGATCTGGAAATAGAGGCCCGGCTCGATCGTGAAGACCATGCCGGGCTGCAGCTCGCCGTCGTAGTACATCTCGCGGCGCGCCTGGGCGCAGTCGTGCACGTCGATGCCGAGGTGGTGGCTCGTGCCGTGCACCATGTAGCGGCGGTGCTGGCCGCCGTGCTCGGCATCCAGCGCCTCCTCGGCCGTGACGGGCAGGAGGCCCCACTCGGCGACGCGCGCGGCGATCACCTTCATGGCCGCCTCGTGCACGGCGCGGAACTTCACACCGGGCTTCGCCACCGCGAACGCGGCGTCCGCGGCTTCGCGCACCGCTTCGTAGACCTTCCGCTGCACCGGCGTGAAGCGCCCGCTCACGGGGAGGGTGCGCGTGATGTCCGCCGTGTACAGGCTGTCGACCTCGACGCCGGCGTCGATGAGGATGAGGTCGCCCGGCACCACGGCGCCGTCGTTGCGGGTCCAGTGCAGGTAGCACGCGTGGGGGCCGGACGCCGCGATGGTGTCGTAGCCGACGGTGTTCCCGTCGCTGCGGGCGCGCTGGTGGAAGACGCCCTCGACGATGCGCTCGCCGCGCGGGTGGTCGATGACGCGGGGCAGCTCGCGGATGATGTCATCGAAGCCCTTGGCGGTCGTGTCGACGGCGAGGCGCATCTGTGCGATCTCGTACTCGTCCTTGATGAGGCGCAGCTCGGACACCGCGCGGGTGAGCGCCTCGTCGTCGCCGACAACGAGGTCGTCGTCGGTCGAGCCGAAGTCGTCGATGTGGGCCGTCCCGAGACCGAGGTCGCCCGCGACGCCGGAGAGGGCGGGTCGGGGACCGATCCAGAACTCGCCGATCGAGGCATCCGCGTAGAACTCGCTCGTCGTGCGGTCGGCGCGCTCACGGAAGAAGAGCGTGACGTCGTGGCCGCCCTCGTCCCGCGGGTCGAAGACCAGCACCGAGTCGGGCTCGCTGTCGGAGGCCCACCCCGTCAGGTGGGAGAAGGCGGAGTGCGCGCGGAACGGGTAGTCGGTGTCGTTGCTGCGCTGCATGAGCCCGCCGGCCGGGACGACCAGGCGCTTGCCGGGGAACGCCGCCGAGAGCCTCTCGCGGCGCGCGGCCGCGTACACGGCCTGAGCACGCTGCGGCGGAGCGAGCTCGGGGCGGTCTGCCCATCCGGTCGAGATCGTGTCGAGGAAGCCCGATCCGTAGGGCTGACGCCGGTTCGTCGACGTCGACGGCCGTTCGGGGGCCTCTGCGGGGGTGTCGGTCGCGATCGTGTCGCTCTCGCCTGAGGTGCTCATGCGTCCAGTGTCGCACGACCAGCCGGCCGCGGAACGGGGTCATCCACCCCGGCGAAGACTCGCGGGCAGCAGGTTCCCGAATCGCGTCAGCCGGCCGGTTCGAGCTGCACGATGAGCGGGCGGTGGTCGCTGCCCGAGCCGTCCAGCGAGCGCAGCACGATCGAGCCGGTCGGCACCCAGTCCTCCGATGCCATCACGTGATCGATCGGCGCGCTGAGAAGCCCCGGGAGGCTCGTCGGCCACGTGCCGACCGCGCCGTTCCCCGTCTCGGAGGCGACGTCGTGGCAGTGGCCGAGCGTTCCGCCGTCGATGCCGAGCCGACCCATGTGGTCGATGGTGGCGTTGAAGTCGCCCGCGAGGATGACGTTCTCGTCCTGGCCGCACTGATCGGCGAGCCACTTCAGGTCGTCGCGCCACCGCCCCATGTACGCGCGACGCGGAGCGACGGCATGCGCGGCGACGACGATGGGCCCGTCGCCGTCGACCGGCATCGCGACGGCGCTCGGCACCGTGGAGGTGTTGGTGGTCCCCTCGACCGACGACTCGATCACGGCGTAGTCGCCGAGTGCGGGCGAGATGAGCAGAGTGGTCGAGCGGGCGTCCCATCCGTCCTCGCCGAACTCGGCGTGGTAGGCCCACATCCGATGCCCGAGGTCGCGCATCGCGACGGCGACCGCCTCGCCCGTCTCGATGGTGGTCTCGGGGAGCGTGACGATGTCGGCATCCATCGCGACCGCGATCTGCGCGACCGACTCGGGCGAGGTCGCCGAGCCCGCGGTGTTCCACGTCATGACGCGGACCGCCCCCGCGGTCTTCTCGGGGAGCGAATCGGTGCCGAGGCCGCGGGACGTCACGATCACGCCGTTCGCGATGACGGCGAGGATCGCGATTACTGCGATCGAGAGCGCGAAGAGGCGCATCGGGCGGATGAGGGCGAGGAGCAGCGCGACGAATGCGACAGCCCCCACGACGACGAGCAGGATCGTGCGGAAAGCCACTGCCTGAGCGACCGGGAAGAGCTGATCGACGCGGAAGAACGAAGGCCAGGTGAGCACCGCGGCGATCAGGGCACTGAGCACCGCAAGGATGATCCCGAGCAAGCGCAGCACGACCGTGACTCTATGTCAGCAGGCTGAGAAGTGCCTGCCCGCAGGCGACCGGAAGCGGGCGCTACGCTCGAGGGATGGCTGGTGGCAGGCGCTTCGAGGGACCGAGCGACCTGCACCTGCATTCGGTCCATTCCGACGGCACCGAATCGGCTGCGCGAGTGATGACCGCGGCGCACAGCAGGGGGCTGCGGACGGTCGCCCTCACCGATCACGACACCACGTCGGGCTGGGCGGAGGCCGCTGAGGCGGCCACCTCGCTCGGCATGACGTTCCTCCCCGGCATGGAGCTGTCGGCCCGGAACGAATGGCGGTCCGTGCACCTGCTCGCGTATCTCTTCGACCCCGACGATCCGGGTCTGCGTGCCGAGATGGAGCGGATCCGCGACGACCGGGTCGGCCGCGCCGAGCGCATCGTCCGGAGCATCGGGCGCGACTACCCGCTCACGTGGGAGGACGTGATGGAGCAGACGGGCGACGGGGCGACCGTCGGTCGCCCGCATATCGCCGACGCTCTCGTGGCACGGGGCCTCGTGGGCTCGCGCGGCGAGGCCTTCGACACGATCCTGCATCCGCGCGAGGGGTACTACGAGGGTCATTACGCCCCGGACGTCGAGAGGGCGGTGGATCTGGTCGTGGCGGCCGGAGGCGCGCCTGTCGTGGCGCACCCCACGCCGTCCGGGCGGGCGCGCATGATGCCCCTCCCGCTCCTCGAGCAGCTCATCGGCCGGGGGCTGGCGGGATTCGAACTGGACCATCGCGAGAACACCGAGGAGGGCAAGCGCATCCTGCGGCGACTCGTGGACAAGCACGACCTGATCGTCACGGGGTCCAGCGACTATCACGGCCTGGGCAAGCCGAACGTGCCCGGTGAGAACACGACGCGCGACGAGATGGTCGAGCGCATCATCGCCCTCGGCACCGGCAGCCGGCCGGTGTATCCCTGACGCGCGAGGAAGCGGCATCCATCGACGAGAACGCCCCGGCCCGCACGCAGCGGACCGGGGCGATGTCAGTGTCGCCGACGGCTCAGGCGAGCGCCTTGGCCTTGATGGCGTCGTACTCGCTCTGAGAGATCGTGCCGGCGTCGAGGAGCGCCTTGGCCTTGGCGATCTCGTCGGCGGGGCTCGCTCCGCCGCCGCCCGCGACCGACTTGATGTATTCGGCCTGCGCGGCCTGGTACTTCCGCGCCTCGGCCTGCGAGCGCTCGCCCATGGAGCGTCCACGCGCGATGAGGTAGACGAGCGCCGTAAGGAAGGGCAGGAAGATCAGGAACAGGATCCACAGCGCCTTCAGCCAGCCGTTCAGCTTGTGGTCGCGGAACAGGTCGGAGATGATCGCGAACAGGACGAACAGGTAGGCGACGAAGAAGAACGCCCACAGGAACCACCAGACGATGTCCCAGAAGTTGCCGAACATGAATGCCTCTTTCGAAAGGGAGGCGGCGAGGGTGCCGCTGGCCACACATTAGCGCTCCCGCCAGGCTCGCAGACGACTGTCAGGCGGCGGTTCGCGTCGGCATCGCCCGCTCTGGGTTACCGTCGTCGCGTGCGCAACTCCACTCCGCTCGAGAGGCGCATCGACGCGGTCGCGCACGTCCTGCTGCGCGATGCGTCGGAGCGGGGAGTGCGCGCCGGACTCGTCGAGTTCGCGGTCTTCGTGCTCAAGCAGGCCTGGGCGTGCATCTTCGGCGCGGCGCTCCTCGTCGTGATCGTCGCAGCGCGGCTCTGGTACCCCGATGATGCGGTGCTCGCACGCAACGACTTCCTGACGATCGCGGCGATCGTCATCCAGATCGTCATGGTCGCCGCGCGGCTCGAGACGGGCCGGGAGCTGTGGGTCATCGTGCTGTTCCACCTGACCGGCACGGTCATGGAGCTCTTCAAGACCGACGTCGGCTCGTGGGCCTACGCCGCCGACGGCGTGCTGCGGATCGGGGGAGTGCCCCTGTTCAGCGGCTTCATGTACGCCGCCGTCGGCTCGTACATGGTGCGCGTCTACCGCCTCTTCGATCTCGGGTTCACGCGCTACCCGCGGCGCTGGCTCACGGTGATCGTGGCGGCCGGGATCTACATCAACTTCTTCACCCACCACTTCTGGATCGACCTGCGATGGGTGCTCCTGGCCGCCGTCGTGCTGCTGTGGCTGCGCACGACGATGTACGCCCGCATCTGGCGGAGGGTGCTGCGGATGCCTCAGCTCGCCGCCTTCGCGGGCGTCGCGCTGTTCATCTACCTGGCCGAGAACATCGGCACGTGGGCGGGTGCGTGGAGCTACCCCGATCAGGTGGACGGGTGGCACCCCGTCGCGCTGTCGAAGCTCGCCTCGTGGTTCCTGCTGATGATCATCTCGGTCGTGCTCGTGACCCTCGTCTACCCGCCGCGACCCCCGACGCCTCTCGAGGAGGACGCCGCGACCGACGCGACGGCGCCACAGGGGGAGGAGACGGAGCGAGCGTAGGACGTCCCGGCGGGGATCGTCCTACGCTCGTGCGTTCTCCTACCGCCGTGCCGGTCAGGCGCCGGTCAGGCGCCCGTCGTCGGGGCGCTGGGGCGGCGACGACGGCGGCGGCGGCGCGCCGCTCCGGGGTTGCCGTCGTGGTGCTCCTTGCCCTGGCCGTCGTGGGTACCGGCGCCTTCGGCCGAACGGTCGGCGGAGGACGAGGCATCCGTCGATCCGCCCTGACCGTCGGGCGAGACGCCCTCGGCGAAGGTGGATCCGATGCCGCTCGCGGCGCGCGAGCGACGGCGACGGCGACGGGTCGTGCCGCCCTCCTCGGTGCCCTCGGCGGCGGCGTCCGCCGCACGGGCCGCGGGCTGCGTCTTCACGGTCTGGGTCTTGGGGGCGGTCGCGATGCGGCCCTTCGTGCCCTCGGGGATGCCGAGATCGCTGAAGAGGTGCGGGCTCGACGAGTAGGTCTCGACGGGCTCGGGCTTGCCGAACTCGAGCGCCCGGTTGATGAGGGCCCACTTGTGCAGGTCCTCCCAGTCGACGAAGGTCACCGCGATGCCCGTCTTGCCGGCGCGGCCGGTGCGGCCGGCGCGGTGGAGGTAGGCCTTGTCGTCGTCGGGGATCGTGTGGTTGATGACGTGCGTCACGTCGTCGACGTCGATGCCGCGAGCCGCGACATCCGTCGCAATCAGCACATCGCGCTTGCCGGCCTTGAACGCGGCCATCGAGCGCTCGCGCGATTCCTGGCTCATGTCGCCGTGGACGGCGGCGGCATTGAAGCCGCGGTCGCCGAGCTCATCGACGAGCCGCTGGGCGGCGCGCTTCGTGCGCGTGAAGATGACGGTCTTCCCGCGGCCGTCGGCCTGCAGGATGCGGGCGATGACCTCGTCCTTGTCGAGCGAGTGCGCGCGGTAGACGAGGTGCTCGATGTTGGCCTGCGTGAGGCCCTCGTCGGGGTCGGTCGCCCGGATGTGGATGGGGTTCGACATGAACCGGCGCGCGAGCGCCACGATCGGCCCGGGCATCGTGGCCGAGAAGAGCTGCGTGTGCCGAACCGCGGGCACCTTCTGGAAGATCTTCTCGATGTCGGGGAGGAAGCCGAGGTCGAGCATCTTGTCGGCCTCGTCGAGCACGACCTCGGCCGCGTGCGAGAGGTCGAGGAGACGCTGGTTGGAGAGGTCGATGAGGCGTCCCGGGGTGCCGACGACGATCTGGGCACCAGCCTTGAGCTGCTCGATCTGGCCCTCGTAGGCCTTGCCGCCGTAGATCGCGACGACGCTCGTCGGACGGTTCTGCGTCAGCATGTCGATGTCTTCGTAGACCTGCACGGCGAGCTCGCGCGTCGGCACGACGATGAGGGCCTTGACGCCCGGTGCCGGGTCGGGACCGAGACGCTGGACGACCGGGATGCCGAAGCCGAAGGTCTTGCCGGTGCCGGTCTTGGCCTGGCCGATGATGTCCTGGCCGGGAAGGCCGAGGGGGATGGTCTGTTCCTGGATGGGGAAAGCGTCGACGATGCCCTTGGAGGCGAGGGCGTCGATGATGTCCTGATCGACGCCGAGGTCGGCGAAGGTCGTCACGATATGAGCCTGTCCGGCGGGAGATGACCGCCTGTTGAGGAGGATCCACGCCCTTCACTCAGCCGCAGGCGCGGGGGCCCCGATCCGTCGCCGGGGACCAGACAAGGATACCGGAGCGGCGTGCCGCCCCAGGGCGTCGCCTCGTGGGCGTGATGGCGCGGCCCTAGGCTGTACTGCGTGTTCGACTGGCTCCTCGGCGGCTCGCGACGTGAATCGCGGTCGCTGCGCCTGCGCTCGCGCGACGAGCTGAGCACGGCGACGCGCGTCGACTTCGAGGAGCTCGCGCCGGACATCAACACCTTCCTGGGCCAGGCCGCCTACCTCCAGCTCGGCTTCTTCGAGACGCTGAGCGAGCTCATCGCGCTCACCCCCGAGCTCTCCAAGAAGGATGCGCTCTCGCGCGCGGCGGGGGCCGCTCTCACCAAGCATGAGGAGCTCGTCAAGCTGATCCGCGAGCGCGGCGACGACCCGACGGCCCTCATGCTGCCCTTCCGCGAGCCGCTCGACGCGTTCCGCACGGCGACGCACGGCGTACGTCCGCAGGAGACGATGCTGTCCGTGCACATCACGGCGGGCATGCTCGACGACTTCTACCTTGCGCTGTCCGCGAGCTACGGCGACACGGGCCGGCGGGTGGCCCGCGTGCTCCGCGGCGACAACGACCGCCAGGCGATCGTCCAGATCATCACCGAGACGATCGGGAGCGACCCGGAGTGGAAGTCGCTCCTCGCCCTGTGGGGCCGGCGCCTCGTGGGCGACACGCTCCTCATCGCGCGTGCGGCCCTCCGCCCGACGACCCTGCGGATCGCCGACGAGGAGAAGGTCGAACCTGTCTTCACCGAGCTGATGGCCGCTCACTCGCGCCGCATGGACGCGATGGGGCTCGCCGCCTAGGACGACCGCCTGTCAGACGACGGATGCCTCGTCCCAGCCGGGACGAGGCATCCGTCGTGTTGCGAAGTCAGACGATGCGCAGGCGCTTGCGCTCTTCGAGATCGTGCGCGCGCCGCGTGCGCGCCAGGAGCGCGACGATCGGCCACGCGAGCCAGGCCACGACGAGGGGGGAGAGCCAGAGCCACGCGCTGTCGAGGCCGAGGCCCGCCCACGTGAGGATCGCCCAAACCAGACCCGCGAGGAACGCCCCGATGACGGGAGCGAGCGCGGCGCCGCGGGTGTCACGTCCGCCGGCCAGGTAGTGCACGGCGAGGCCGACGACGGCCCCGACGATGAAGGCGAGGATGATCTGCATCGCGAGTCCTAGGCGACGAAGCCCACGCGGCGCGACTCTTCGCTGCCGAACTCGATGTAGGCGAGACCAGCCGTGGGCACGATGTACGAGTTGCCCTTGGAGTCGTTGAAGGTGAGGTGCGTCGCGCCCGAGTCGAGGGCTCCCGCGACCGACTTCTTGACGGCGTCGGCCGCCTCGCTCGTCTCGAAGCTGAGCTCACGGCCGGTGTTGGCGATGCCGATGCGGATCTCCACGTGACTGCCTTTCTTCCTCTGCGCGCGCGCCGGACTCCCGGGCGCATGGCAACTCTACGGCAGGGCCCGCACCCCCTCGGCCGGTGTGTCGCTCGCTCTCGGCGAACGGTCCGAGGCGCGCCGCCGAGGTCGACGTCGAGTGTCGGCGGTTCGGGTTACCGTGCTGGTGTGACGCCCCCCTTCGACCTCGACGCCGCACAGCGCTTGGTGGTCGATCTCCCCGTCGGGGCGTCCGGAACGGTCGTCGGCGCGCCCGGTACCGGCAAGACGACGGCTGTCGTCGCCCGGGTCGGGCGCCTGCTGGTCGAGGGGGGTCTCAGCCCCGACGAGGTGCTGGTGCTCACGCCCACGCGGCAGACGGCCACGGCGCTGCGAGACCTGCTCGGCGCGGGGCTCGATCTGGCGACGCCCGGCCCGCTCGCCCGCTCGGTCGCCTCCTTCGCCTTCCAGCTCGTGCGGGCGTCGGCGGTTGCTGCGCACGCCGCGCCTCCGCAGCTCCTCACGGCTGGCGATCAGGA
This genomic interval from Microbacterium sp. 4R-513 contains the following:
- a CDS encoding DUF1003 domain-containing protein, whose translation is MARPNRQPSLDAPRGRSGMLARTPQPSRDRFGRFSEAFARAMGTSGFLIGMTVFVLVWLSWNIWAPPQLQFDPAKTNFTLLTLILSLQASYAAPLILLAQNRQDDRDRVQIEQDRQRAERNLADTEYLAREVVALRMAVTDFSDEVVTRDVLRAELRSLLEQLEARPAAELPSGPTGSAR
- a CDS encoding CBS domain-containing protein, producing MSQQRVFVARLAGCAVFDPAGDRLGKVRDVVVIYRKDDPPRVIGLVVEIPGRRNVFVSIGRVTSIATGQVITTGLINVRRFQQRGGEVRVMAELLGRKVYLTDGSGVAVIEDVAIERNRLGEWDIGQLFLRRPKTSASPFAKGPTTFAEWSQVRETQVPGEAQSAEQLVATFSELKPADLANTLLDLPDERLLEVAEELPDDRLADALEEMPEEDQVHILEALGDERAADILDAMEPDDAADVLAQLPEDRLEELLDLMEPEEAEDVRALLKYGADTAGGLMTPEPIVLSADATVAEALALIRRHELHPALAAAVFVTLPPYETPTGRLLGTVHFQRMLRYPPHERLGAIIDDTLDPVPASASAAEVARLLASYNLVSVPVVDQAHRLVGAVSVDDVLDYLLPEDWRSHDGDEPLAESVPTTTASIPRRR
- a CDS encoding general stress protein, encoding MSMIGGRSAQGAGEVGQTVASFPTYENAQKAVSTLIAADIPARDIAIVGQGLRSIERVTGRLGYAAAARTGAINGLLLGLLFSAILVLGSPSVPIQAFVGVLFVGIAIGMLMSIVAYSFVRRRRDYASVMQVVADHYEVTVGASSIHRARQVLGSPEPPAAPPATPTAPAAPAEPAAPPADDDEPPRYGERVVAPQTETAAGAAQDESTDAANGPDATYPASP
- a CDS encoding alpha/beta family hydrolase, which produces MTGEVDVRIPVALPSGAVDVSAAWAVPDGATAVVAIAHGAGTGYPHPFLSGFARALRAEGFATLRFNFPYSEAGRRMPGPAAHAVTTWAAVEAWIAERAPGLPLWATGKSYGGRMASMAAAEGAIAPAGLVYLGYPLHPPGDPAKPRVAHLPDVAPPQLFVEGTNDPFVDPHEQLEEAVASCRDATLHWIEGGGHSFEVKGRKRPADEIAAELAPIVAEWIRGRS
- a CDS encoding gamma-glutamyltransferase; its protein translation is MTFTPPPAFTTRPTLEGSFGMAASTHWLATATAQAVLERGGNAFDAVVAGGFVLHVVEPHLNGPGGDLVGVFATADEPGTPVVLMGQGPAPVRATIEHYRSEGLELVPGAGGLAAAVPGAVDAWLVLLRDHGTCELAEILSYAIHYAREGAPLLAQAATTIRRVSGLFQEHWTTSADLWMPGGEVPEAGTIVRNPAYADVLDRLVRSGHSVRDEGPIGRAARIDTARREWKTGLVAGAASDFLARPHRHSAGGDHAAVITTDDFATFDAGYEDAATAEFRGHVVAKAGAWTQGPALLEALRILEPLPDDELDPSTERGAHTLLETIKLVLADRDAHLGDGARLDALLSDAFTAERRALLGETAAHEWRPGALAGAEPFRPPLRTDPDALPGSQEPTISRTGQTRGDTCHIDVVDRWGNIVAVTPSGGWLQSSPVIPELGFPLGTRLQMMWLDPASPGALRPGARPRTTLTPTLVLRDGRAVMALGTPGGDQQEQWQLPALVRMLVGGYTAQQAIDAPTFHSIALVDSFWPRTWHPSGAFVEDRLGDDVIAGLERRGHTVVRAGDWALGRISAVGIDHAKGTVWAAANPRGMQGYAAGR
- a CDS encoding aminopeptidase P family protein; amino-acid sequence: MSTSGESDTIATDTPAEAPERPSTSTNRRQPYGSGFLDTISTGWADRPELAPPQRAQAVYAAARRERLSAAFPGKRLVVPAGGLMQRSNDTDYPFRAHSAFSHLTGWASDSEPDSVLVFDPRDEGGHDVTLFFRERADRTTSEFYADASIGEFWIGPRPALSGVAGDLGLGTAHIDDFGSTDDDLVVGDDEALTRAVSELRLIKDEYEIAQMRLAVDTTAKGFDDIIRELPRVIDHPRGERIVEGVFHQRARSDGNTVGYDTIAASGPHACYLHWTRNDGAVVPGDLILIDAGVEVDSLYTADITRTLPVSGRFTPVQRKVYEAVREAADAAFAVAKPGVKFRAVHEAAMKVIAARVAEWGLLPVTAEEALDAEHGGQHRRYMVHGTSHHLGIDVHDCAQARREMYYDGELQPGMVFTIEPGLYFQIDDLTVPEELRGIGVRIEDDVLVTADGVENLSAAIPRTADEVEDWMLRLGIGA